The Carnobacterium divergens genome includes a window with the following:
- the trpX gene encoding tryptophan ABC transporter substrate-binding protein, with protein MKKMIGFITVLVILLSVAFVTETKKQATKEKEIPIVGILQLTSHPALDKIYEGIMDALKEEGFVDKKNIKIDFQNAQGDQSNLKTMSERFANEQAAVMVGIATPSAQALANASKEIPIVLGAVTDPKGAGLVADNQHPGGNITGVSDLTPIKAQFNLIKTLLPNAKKIGIIYSSSEDNSVVQGKQAEEEAKKSGLEPITATVSSTNDVNQVATNLAEKVDAIYVPADNTVASAMNTLISVTDAKGIPVFPAVDTMVAEGGLATVGLNQYELGKMTGKMTADLLKGKKKAATTPIEYLKHGDTIINPKKAEKLGITIPKEMLDHAIIN; from the coding sequence ATGAAAAAAATGATTGGTTTTATTACCGTATTGGTTATTCTGTTAAGCGTTGCGTTTGTAACAGAAACTAAAAAACAAGCAACAAAAGAAAAAGAGATTCCAATTGTAGGAATTTTACAACTAACGAGCCATCCAGCACTGGATAAGATTTATGAAGGCATCATGGATGCTCTAAAAGAAGAAGGGTTTGTCGATAAAAAAAATATCAAAATTGATTTTCAAAATGCACAAGGAGATCAAAGCAATTTAAAAACAATGAGTGAACGTTTTGCCAATGAACAAGCTGCTGTAATGGTAGGAATTGCTACACCTTCAGCACAAGCATTAGCAAATGCTTCAAAAGAAATCCCAATTGTTTTAGGTGCTGTAACAGATCCAAAAGGTGCAGGATTAGTGGCAGACAATCAGCATCCAGGAGGTAACATTACTGGTGTAAGTGATTTAACGCCAATCAAAGCACAGTTTAACTTAATCAAAACCCTTCTTCCAAACGCTAAAAAAATAGGCATTATCTATTCATCAAGTGAAGATAATTCAGTTGTTCAAGGCAAACAAGCAGAAGAAGAAGCCAAAAAATCGGGTTTAGAACCTATTACAGCAACGGTTTCTTCAACTAATGATGTTAATCAAGTAGCCACTAACTTAGCTGAAAAAGTTGATGCTATCTATGTTCCCGCTGATAATACCGTGGCTAGTGCCATGAATACTTTAATTTCAGTCACAGATGCCAAAGGAATTCCTGTATTTCCAGCTGTCGATACAATGGTAGCTGAAGGTGGGTTAGCAACCGTTGGATTAAACCAATACGAACTAGGAAAAATGACGGGGAAAATGACGGCTGATTTATTAAAAGGGAAGAAAAAAGCAGCAACTACACCGATTGAATATTTAAAACATGGAGATACCATTATTAATCCTAAAAAAGCAGAAAAACTAGGCATCACCATTCCGAAAGAAATGTTAGATCACGCAATCATCAATTAA
- a CDS encoding ABC transporter permease produces the protein MNLIVTATSQGLLWGVMALGIFITFRILDLPDMTAEGSFPLGAAVCTKLILSGVHPIVATLVAFISGMLAGAITGFLITKCNIPGLLAGILTMTGLYSINLRIMGRANLSLLGKEKLNDLLRPLQLPAQFDTILIGLIIVVVVILLLILFFNTELGQALIATGDNEIMARSLGVSTNKTKILALMLSNGMIAFAGGLITQDNGYADISMGIGTIVIGLASVIIGEVVFGNLSLGNRLICVILGAIIYRLIITFVLVIGLQPNDLKLFSAIILAVCLALPSLRLKLNLNFFAKKEEA, from the coding sequence ATGAATTTAATCGTTACAGCAACTTCACAAGGATTATTATGGGGCGTAATGGCGCTAGGAATTTTTATTACCTTTAGAATTTTAGATTTACCTGATATGACAGCAGAAGGGTCCTTTCCTTTAGGTGCTGCCGTTTGTACCAAGTTAATATTATCAGGTGTTCATCCAATAGTGGCAACACTAGTCGCATTTATTAGTGGCATGTTGGCAGGGGCCATCACAGGATTTTTAATTACAAAATGCAACATTCCAGGATTACTAGCTGGAATTTTAACGATGACGGGTTTGTATTCCATTAATCTTCGAATTATGGGACGTGCTAATTTAAGCCTACTTGGCAAGGAAAAGCTTAATGATCTGCTTCGCCCCTTACAGTTACCAGCGCAATTTGATACGATTTTAATTGGTTTGATTATCGTAGTGGTCGTTATTCTTTTATTGATCCTCTTTTTTAACACAGAATTAGGTCAAGCCTTAATTGCTACTGGAGACAATGAAATCATGGCTCGTTCACTAGGTGTTTCTACAAATAAAACTAAAATTTTAGCGTTAATGTTATCCAACGGCATGATTGCTTTTGCTGGCGGGTTAATCACACAAGATAACGGCTATGCAGATATCAGCATGGGGATTGGGACCATAGTTATTGGATTAGCTTCAGTTATCATCGGAGAAGTCGTTTTTGGCAACCTCTCATTAGGAAATCGATTGATTTGTGTGATTCTTGGAGCGATTATCTACCGTTTGATTATTACTTTCGTGTTAGTTATTGGCTTACAACCAAATGATTTGAAACTCTTTTCAGCTATCATTTTAGCTGTTTGTTTGGCACTCCCAAGCCTACGCTTAAAACTAAACTTAAATTTCTTTGCTAAAAAGGAGGAAGCCTAA